The Neovison vison isolate M4711 chromosome 5, ASM_NN_V1, whole genome shotgun sequence genome includes a region encoding these proteins:
- the PIPOX gene encoding peroxisomal sarcosine oxidase — translation MAAQKDLCDAIVIGAGIQGCFTAYHLARHGKRVILLEQFFLPHSRGSSHGQSRIIRRAYPEDFYTQMMDECYQIWAQLEREAGTQLHRQTGLLLLGMKENSELKTIQATLSRQGVEHQCLSAEELKQCFPNVRLARGEVGLLDKSGGVLYADRVLRALQDAIQRLGGLVRDGEKVEEIKPGQPITVRSTSRSYQARSLIITAGPWTNRLLRPLGIELPLRTLRINVCYWREKVPGSYGVSQAFPCFLGLGLSPAPHHIYGLPSGEYPGLMKVCYHHGNNADPEERDCPEAFSETQDIHILSRFIRDHLPDLEPKPAIMERCLYTNTPDEHFVLDRHPKYDNIVIGAGFSGHGFKLSPVVGKILYELSMKLTPSYDLTPFRMSRFPGLGKAHL, via the exons ATGGCTGCTCAGAAAGATCTCTGTGATGCCATTGTGATCGGGGCAGGCATCCAAGGCTGCTTCACAGCATACCACCTGGCCAGACACGGGAAGAGGGTCATCCTGCTGGAGCAG TTTTTTCTACCACACTCCCGAGGAAGCTCCCATGGGCAGAGCCGGATAATCCGGAGGGCGTATCCCGAAGACTTTTACACCCAGATGATGGATGAGTGCTACCAGATATGGGCCCAGCTCGAGCGTGAGGCTGGGACCCAGTTACACAG gcAGACTGGGCTACTGCTGCTGGGAATGAAGGAGAATTCAGAATTGAAAACCATCCAGGCCACTTTGTCTCGACAGGGGGTGGAACACCAGTGTCTCTCGGCTGAGGAACTAAAGCAATGTTTCCCCAATGTTCGGTTGGCCAGGGGAGAAGTGGGGCTCTTGGACAAGTCTGGAGGGGTTCTCTATGCAGACAGGGTTCTCAGAGCCCTCCAG GATGCAATTCAACGTCTCGGAGGCCTAGTGCGTGATGGAGAGAAGGTGGAAGAGATAAAACCAGGGCAACCCATCACAGTGAGAAGTACTTCCAGGAGCTACCAAGCCAGAAGCTTGATCATCACAGCGGGTCCTTGGACCAACCGGCTCCTCCGTCCCCTGGGAATTGAGCTGCCCCTCCGG ACCCTGCGGATCAATGTGTGTTACTGGCGAGAGAAGGTTCCTGGAAGCTATGGTGTGTCCCAGGCCTTTCCTTGCTTCCTGGGGCTGGGCCTCAGCCCGGCTCCCCACCACATCTATGGGCTGCCTTCTGGAGAGTACCCAGGGCTGATGAAG GTCTGCTATCACCACGGCAACAATGCAGATCCTGAGGAGCGGGACTGCCCGGAAGCATTCTCAGAAACCCAAGACATCCACATTCTGAGCCGCTTCATTAGAGATCACTTGCCTGACCTAGAGCCCAAACCTGCCATTATGGAGCGCTGCCTGTATACG AACACCCCAGATGAGCACTTTGTTCTTGATCGCCACCCGAAGTATGACAACATTGTCATTGGTGCTGGATTCTCTG GACATGGATTCAAGCTCTCCCCTGTTGTGGGGAAGATCCTGTATGAGTTAAGCATGAAATTAACACCATCCTATGACTTGACACCTTTTCGAATGAGCCGCTTCCCTGGCCTGGGTAAAGCCCACCTTTGA